A region of Lacinutrix sp. Hel_I_90 DNA encodes the following proteins:
- the hisH gene encoding imidazole glycerol phosphate synthase subunit HisH, giving the protein MKLVIIDYGAGNIKSIQFAFKRLGIDAVLSNSPEEIMAADRIIFPGVGEASNAMQMLKNSGLDALIPNLKQPVLGICLGMQLMCNHSEEGNTKGLGIFDVDIKRFSNVVKVPQMGWNTISNLKSELFRGIEDGAFMYLVHSFYAEQCKEEIATTHYEFDYASALQKDNFYGVQFHPEKSSIAGAQILKNFLML; this is encoded by the coding sequence ATGAAATTAGTAATAATAGATTATGGTGCAGGCAATATTAAAAGCATACAATTTGCTTTTAAAAGGTTAGGGATTGATGCTGTTTTATCTAACAGTCCTGAAGAAATAATGGCAGCAGATAGAATCATTTTTCCAGGTGTTGGAGAAGCCAGTAACGCGATGCAGATGTTAAAAAACTCGGGATTAGATGCATTAATTCCTAATCTAAAACAGCCCGTTTTAGGTATTTGTTTGGGCATGCAACTCATGTGTAATCACTCTGAAGAAGGGAATACCAAGGGATTAGGTATTTTTGATGTCGATATAAAACGGTTTTCTAATGTTGTTAAAGTACCACAGATGGGCTGGAATACCATTTCAAATTTAAAATCAGAATTATTTAGGGGCATAGAAGACGGGGCTTTTATGTATCTCGTGCATAGCTTTTACGCAGAACAATGTAAAGAGGAAATTGCCACAACACATTATGAATTTGATTATGCATCTGCCTTACAAAAAGATAATTTTTACGGGGTACAATTTCACCCGGAAAAGAGTAGTATTGCAGGCGCGCAAATTTTGAAAAATTTTCTGATGCTGTAA
- the hisA gene encoding 1-(5-phosphoribosyl)-5-[(5-phosphoribosylamino)methylideneamino]imidazole-4-carboxamide isomerase: MRIIPAIDIIDGKCVRLTKGDYDTKKVYNENPLEVAKEFEAAGVQYLHLVDLDGAKAKHIVNHRVLEQIASKTDLKIDFGGGLKTNEDLHIAFNSGAKQITGGSIAVNDRETFEGWISKYGAQKIILGADCNNEKIAISGWQTESNLDVIPFIKNYQKKAIKYVICTDIAKDGMLEGPSFDLYQKIIAECSHSDGQTIKLVASGGISNIDELPILKEMGCEGVIIGKAIYENKISLQQLQRYL; encoded by the coding sequence ATGAGAATAATACCAGCAATAGATATAATAGATGGTAAATGTGTAAGACTCACAAAAGGGGATTACGATACCAAAAAAGTATACAATGAGAATCCGCTAGAGGTTGCTAAAGAATTTGAAGCGGCAGGTGTCCAATATTTACATTTAGTAGATTTAGATGGTGCAAAAGCAAAACACATTGTTAATCATCGTGTTTTAGAACAAATTGCTAGTAAAACCGATCTTAAAATCGATTTTGGTGGCGGATTAAAAACTAATGAAGATTTGCACATCGCATTTAATTCTGGCGCAAAACAAATTACAGGAGGGAGTATTGCCGTTAATGATAGAGAAACCTTTGAAGGATGGATTTCTAAATATGGTGCGCAAAAAATAATTTTGGGAGCCGACTGTAATAACGAAAAAATAGCCATTAGTGGCTGGCAGACGGAAAGTAATTTAGATGTGATTCCATTCATAAAAAACTATCAAAAGAAAGCGATTAAATACGTCATCTGTACAGATATTGCTAAGGATGGTATGCTCGAAGGGCCTTCATTTGACTTGTATCAAAAGATTATTGCGGAGTGTAGTCATAGTGACGGTCAAACCATAAAGTTGGTCGCTTCAGGAGGGATTTCAAATATTGACGAGTTGCCAATATTAAAAGAAATGGGTTGTGAAGGAGTGATTATTGGTAAAGCTATTTACGAAAACAAAATCAGCTTACAACAATTACAACGCTATTTATAA
- the hisF gene encoding imidazole glycerol phosphate synthase subunit HisF gives MLTKRIIPCLDIKNGRTVKGVNFVNLIDAGDPVALAKQYAEKGADELVFLDISATLEGRNTTLEMVLSVAEQVNIPFTVGGGISSIDDVDRLLKAGADKVSINSSAIKRPELINELANKFGNQCITVAIDAKQIEGEWIVHLAGGSIPTTLNLFDWAKEVESRGAGEILFTSMNNDGTKAGFANDALAKLSKELNIPIIASGGAGTIQHFIDTFEIGKADAALAASVFHFGEIPISDLKEALKNNNINVRL, from the coding sequence ATGCTTACAAAACGAATCATCCCATGCCTGGATATTAAAAATGGCAGAACTGTTAAAGGTGTCAATTTCGTTAATTTAATTGATGCAGGAGATCCTGTGGCTTTAGCCAAACAATATGCTGAAAAAGGGGCAGATGAACTCGTTTTTCTTGACATTTCAGCAACATTAGAAGGGCGAAATACGACTTTAGAAATGGTGTTATCTGTGGCTGAGCAAGTGAATATTCCATTTACGGTTGGTGGCGGTATTTCATCTATAGATGATGTAGACCGGTTACTAAAGGCAGGCGCAGACAAGGTGTCTATTAACTCTTCAGCAATTAAGAGACCGGAACTCATTAATGAATTGGCTAATAAGTTTGGTAACCAATGCATTACCGTTGCTATTGATGCCAAGCAGATTGAAGGAGAATGGATAGTACATTTAGCTGGAGGAAGCATTCCTACAACATTAAATTTATTCGATTGGGCAAAAGAAGTTGAGAGCAGAGGTGCTGGTGAGATTTTATTTACCTCTATGAATAATGATGGTACAAAAGCTGGTTTTGCAAATGACGCTTTAGCGAAACTTTCAAAAGAATTAAACATTCCTATAATAGCTTCTGGTGGAGCAGGAACCATTCAGCATTTTATAGACACATTTGAAATAGGAAAAGCAGATGCAGCGTTGGCTGCCAGTGTGTTTCATTTTGGAGAAATACCTATTTCAGATTTAAAAGAAGCATTAAAGAATAATAATATAAACGTTAGATTGTAG
- the hisIE gene encoding bifunctional phosphoribosyl-AMP cyclohydrolase/phosphoribosyl-ATP diphosphatase HisIE — MDIDFNKNKDGLIPAIIQDATTKNVLMLGYMNAEALKKTQDTKLVTFFSRSKQRLWTKGEESGNVLNLVAIKLDCDNDTLLINVNPKGPTCHKGTDTCWNETNTENFGFISKLESTIEDRRTNATGEKSYVASLFEKGINKIAQKVGEEAVEVVIEAKDNDDNLFLNESADLLFHYLMLLQAKGFKLNAVVDVLKGREK, encoded by the coding sequence ATGGACATAGATTTTAATAAAAATAAGGACGGATTAATTCCTGCGATCATTCAAGACGCAACCACAAAAAACGTTTTGATGTTAGGGTATATGAATGCTGAAGCATTAAAGAAAACACAAGACACTAAATTGGTAACGTTCTTTAGTAGAAGTAAGCAGCGTTTATGGACTAAAGGAGAAGAAAGCGGAAACGTATTAAATTTAGTGGCTATTAAGTTGGATTGCGATAATGATACGCTTTTAATTAACGTGAACCCAAAAGGCCCAACCTGTCACAAAGGCACTGATACGTGCTGGAATGAAACAAATACTGAAAATTTCGGATTTATCTCTAAACTCGAAAGCACCATAGAAGACAGGAGAACTAATGCTACTGGTGAAAAATCATACGTTGCTTCTTTGTTTGAAAAAGGAATCAATAAGATTGCTCAGAAAGTAGGAGAGGAAGCAGTAGAAGTCGTTATAGAAGCTAAAGATAATGATGACAACTTATTCTTAAACGAAAGTGCAGATTTATTATTTCATTATTTAATGTTGCTGCAAGCAAAAGGGTTTAAATTGAACGCTGTCGTTGACGTTTTAAAAGGAAGAGAAAAATAA
- a CDS encoding tRNA pseudouridine(38-40) synthase TruA translates to MNSFNKKFFYLITIQYLGYRFHGWQKQPDVKTLHLMVDRTFNFILEGKRFKSLASGRTDAMVSAEETAIELFLYEPLEDLEEFLRLFNTNLPQDIRALTIKEVDADFNIINTPKVKEYLYLFAFGDKFHPFCAAILTTILDDLDIDSMKRGAKLFEGQHYLKTYCYKPSDTGIYNREILTCEIVQNSIYTANFFPKQSYLLRVRGQGFMRNQIRLMMGTLIDLGKGKHTLEDIKASLEPDNTIKMDYIAPASGLILKQISFE, encoded by the coding sequence ATGAATTCATTTAATAAAAAATTTTTCTACCTTATTACCATTCAATATCTAGGCTACCGTTTCCACGGTTGGCAAAAGCAACCAGATGTGAAAACCCTGCATCTTATGGTAGACCGAACGTTTAATTTCATCTTAGAAGGGAAGCGTTTTAAAAGTTTAGCGTCTGGTAGAACAGATGCCATGGTTTCAGCTGAAGAAACAGCTATCGAGCTCTTTCTTTATGAACCACTAGAAGATTTAGAAGAGTTTTTAAGGCTGTTTAATACTAATTTACCGCAAGACATTCGTGCTTTAACTATTAAAGAAGTGGATGCCGATTTTAATATTATAAATACGCCTAAAGTAAAAGAGTATTTATATCTATTTGCTTTTGGTGATAAATTCCATCCGTTCTGTGCGGCAATACTCACAACCATACTTGATGATTTGGATATTGATAGTATGAAAAGAGGTGCAAAACTATTTGAAGGGCAACATTATTTAAAAACGTATTGTTACAAACCCTCAGATACAGGAATTTATAATCGTGAAATTTTAACTTGTGAGATTGTACAGAACAGCATTTATACCGCGAATTTTTTCCCAAAGCAAAGCTATTTATTACGCGTTAGAGGTCAGGGTTTTATGAGAAATCAAATTCGTCTCATGATGGGTACCTTAATTGATCTTGGTAAAGGAAAACATACATTAGAGGATATAAAGGCCTCTTTAGAACCTGATAACACCATTAAAATGGACTACATAGCTCCGGCTTCAGGATTAATTTTAAAACAAATTTCATTCGAATAG
- a CDS encoding Dps family protein produces the protein MSYLNIKDEKLIPVVMELNTLLSDYHIYYQKLRNFHWNILGKNFFDLHIQFENMYNDARLKIDEIAERILTLRHHPVSTLSDYLRITSLQETSGLITDQEMILELLSDHKKVLKQMSAIIEKANEAGDEGTIDLIGAYIRELEKTSWMLNAWSKSTNEQLERDGVKS, from the coding sequence ATGAGTTACCTAAATATTAAAGACGAAAAACTAATTCCGGTAGTAATGGAGTTGAATACGTTACTATCTGACTATCATATATATTATCAAAAACTAAGAAATTTTCATTGGAATATATTAGGGAAAAACTTCTTCGACTTACATATCCAATTTGAAAACATGTACAATGATGCGAGACTTAAAATAGATGAAATAGCAGAACGCATATTGACCTTAAGACACCATCCAGTAAGTACCTTAAGCGATTATTTAAGAATAACATCATTACAAGAAACATCAGGCTTGATTACAGATCAGGAAATGATTTTAGAGCTCCTAAGCGATCACAAAAAAGTGCTGAAACAAATGAGTGCCATAATAGAGAAAGCAAATGAGGCAGGAGATGAGGGTACTATAGACTTGATTGGAGCATACATTAGGGAGTTAGAAAAAACAAGTTGGATGCTAAATGCTTGGTCTAAAAGCACTAATGAACAACTTGAAAGGGATGGAGTTAAAAGTTAA
- a CDS encoding mechanosensitive ion channel family protein: MSDEFSKALALLSDKLLGWFNAFIKSIPNLIIAIIVLVVFYYISRYISRFVGRLVSKKINQDSLVNIITKIAAVLVVAVGFFLALGVLNLSKTLETLIGAAGVSGLVIGLALQGTLSNTFAGVVLSFRKSIEIGHWVETNGFSGEVVEISLKNFVLKEADNNMVLIPNTSILQNPIKNYALTSKMRVVIRCGVGYESDLELVKTITKETISKTFSHIDSPDKVEFFYEEFGGSSINFLCRFWIDAQSVIEEIKAKSTAILEIKKAFDKENINIPFPIRTLQFNNELSVSKPEKESHEV, encoded by the coding sequence ATGTCAGACGAATTCAGCAAAGCGCTAGCACTTTTATCAGATAAATTATTAGGATGGTTTAATGCTTTTATTAAAAGCATACCAAACCTTATAATTGCAATAATAGTATTAGTTGTTTTCTATTACATCTCAAGATATATTTCTCGATTTGTTGGTAGATTGGTATCAAAGAAAATTAATCAAGATTCATTGGTAAACATTATCACTAAAATAGCTGCTGTTTTAGTTGTTGCTGTTGGTTTCTTCTTAGCTTTAGGTGTTTTAAATTTAAGTAAAACACTTGAAACGTTAATAGGAGCAGCTGGCGTTTCTGGTTTAGTTATTGGCCTAGCGTTGCAAGGAACACTTAGTAATACATTTGCTGGTGTTGTTTTGAGCTTTAGAAAAAGTATAGAGATAGGGCATTGGGTTGAAACCAATGGATTTTCTGGTGAAGTAGTAGAAATCAGTTTAAAGAACTTTGTCCTTAAAGAGGCAGATAACAACATGGTCCTGATACCGAACACGTCGATACTTCAAAATCCAATAAAAAATTACGCGTTAACGTCAAAAATGAGAGTTGTGATCAGATGCGGTGTAGGCTATGAGTCGGATTTAGAATTGGTAAAAACCATAACTAAAGAAACCATATCTAAGACGTTTAGTCATATTGATTCTCCGGATAAGGTGGAGTTTTTCTATGAAGAGTTTGGAGGAAGTTCAATTAATTTTTTATGTAGATTTTGGATTGATGCCCAAAGTGTTATAGAAGAAATAAAAGCGAAAAGCACCGCTATTTTAGAGATTAAGAAGGCTTTTGATAAGGAAAATATTAATATACCATTTCCAATTAGGACGTTACAATTTAATAATGAATTAAGCGTGTCTAAACCAGAGAAAGAATCACATGAGGTATAA
- a CDS encoding DUF1328 family protein, producing MLRWTITFIIIAIIAGILGFGGIAGGAASIAKILFFIFIVLFILSLLRGGLKK from the coding sequence ATGTTACGTTGGACTATTACATTTATTATTATTGCAATCATTGCAGGAATACTAGGATTTGGTGGAATTGCTGGTGGAGCAGCAAGCATTGCTAAAATACTTTTCTTTATTTTTATTGTACTTTTTATTCTGTCCTTGTTGAGAGGCGGGTTAAAAAAATAG
- a CDS encoding DUF2461 domain-containing protein, translated as MSIKIALDFLKKLEKNNNREWFADNKAEYEQALKEVKTASNAIYKQMQAHDAFEKMKLFRIYRDVRFSKNKQPYKNNFGVAFHRTKPKLRGGYYLQIQPDNNFIATGFWNPDKEDLLRIRKELEVDASDIRDIINDNALKSVWGDLVGEELKTAPKGFDKEHAAIDLIRHKQFIFVKKLTNKEVMAPDFAETVSANFKTIRPFFNYMSAILTTDLNGVSTIKD; from the coding sequence ATGAGCATAAAAATAGCTTTAGATTTTTTAAAAAAATTAGAAAAAAATAATAATCGTGAGTGGTTTGCAGATAATAAGGCTGAATATGAACAAGCATTAAAAGAAGTTAAGACGGCATCTAATGCTATTTATAAGCAAATGCAGGCTCATGATGCTTTTGAGAAAATGAAACTCTTTAGAATTTATAGAGATGTTCGGTTTTCTAAAAACAAACAACCTTATAAAAACAATTTTGGCGTTGCGTTTCACAGAACAAAACCAAAATTAAGAGGAGGGTATTACCTGCAAATTCAGCCCGATAATAATTTTATCGCTACTGGTTTTTGGAACCCAGACAAAGAAGATTTATTGAGAATTAGAAAGGAACTGGAAGTGGATGCCAGTGATATTCGTGATATAATAAATGATAACGCACTAAAATCTGTTTGGGGGGACTTAGTGGGTGAGGAATTAAAAACGGCGCCAAAAGGTTTTGACAAAGAACATGCTGCTATAGATTTGATTCGGCATAAGCAGTTTATTTTTGTCAAAAAACTTACTAATAAAGAGGTTATGGCTCCTGATTTTGCTGAAACCGTGAGTGCTAATTTTAAAACGATTCGTCCTTTTTTTAATTATATGAGCGCTATTTTAACCACGGACCTTAATGGGGTTTCAACGATTAAGGATTAA